From one Nonomuraea polychroma genomic stretch:
- a CDS encoding intradiol ring-cleavage dioxygenase gives MTTQPMPTADRALTDRVLASFDAAPSARLREVMHSLVAHLHAFASDVRLTEEEWAAAVSFLTRAGQISDDRRQELILLSDVLGLSMLVIGINHPATETATASTVVGPFFVEDAPEFAGGDDISGGAGGELCFYSGRVLSATGTPIPGARIEVWHSDDEGNYDVQYAQLDGAQGRGRLRSDADGRYWFSSVLPVPYPIPHDGPVGQLLAAAKRDSMRPAHVHFQISAPGFATLTTHVFVAGDPYLGSDAVFGEKDSLVRDFVRHDAGLAPDGRVLDTAFFTMDFDFVLDVADSV, from the coding sequence ATGACCACTCAGCCGATGCCCACGGCCGACCGGGCGCTCACCGATCGTGTGCTGGCCAGCTTCGACGCGGCCCCCTCCGCCCGGCTCCGTGAGGTCATGCACAGCCTGGTCGCGCACCTGCACGCCTTCGCCTCGGACGTGCGGCTCACCGAGGAGGAGTGGGCCGCCGCGGTCTCGTTCCTCACCCGGGCGGGGCAGATCAGCGACGACCGGCGGCAGGAGCTGATCCTGCTCTCCGATGTGCTGGGGCTGTCGATGCTGGTCATCGGCATCAACCATCCGGCGACCGAGACCGCGACCGCCTCCACCGTGGTCGGGCCGTTCTTCGTCGAGGACGCACCCGAGTTCGCGGGCGGCGACGACATCTCCGGTGGCGCCGGAGGAGAGCTGTGCTTCTACTCCGGTCGGGTGCTCTCGGCGACGGGCACGCCGATCCCCGGGGCGCGGATCGAGGTCTGGCACTCCGACGACGAGGGCAACTACGACGTGCAGTACGCCCAGCTCGACGGGGCCCAGGGCCGGGGCCGCCTGCGCTCCGACGCCGACGGCCGTTACTGGTTCTCCTCCGTGCTGCCGGTGCCGTACCCGATCCCGCACGACGGGCCTGTCGGGCAGCTGCTGGCCGCCGCCAAGCGCGACTCCATGCGGCCCGCCCACGTGCACTTCCAGATCAGCGCTCCGGGATTCGCGACGCTCACCACCCACGTGTTCGTGGCCGGGGATCCGTACCTCGGCTCCGACGCCGTCTTCGGGGAGAAGGACTCGCTGGTACGTGACTTCGTCCGGCACGACGCCGGCCTCGCCCCCGACGGCCGGGTGCTCGACACCGCCTTCTTCACGATGGACTTCGACTTCGTGCTGGACGTCGCCGACTCCGTATAG
- a CDS encoding IclR family transcriptional regulator has product MNDLQHAGDEDRSPAASRQGIQSVEIAMTVLLALEQSAGPASLTQIAALSGMQPSKAHRYLVSLGRAGLVSQSPSSGLYDLGPAMRRLGAEALRRMDEVALASEYLPGLRDRTKHAINLAVWGDHGPVIVRWDYGSHVLPITVRVGATLPMLSSSIGRVYLTHLPRTLTDPVIAAQDATADQRFTDEEIERIKADVRHNGFAVTSGGVIPGVTSVAAPVFTTGEALPLAVAIVLPARLATDDVLRAVSAELLNTTGAMSAQLGHQGAATPEDRPSTSKPARPPRNRR; this is encoded by the coding sequence GTGAATGACCTACAGCATGCCGGTGACGAGGACCGGTCGCCGGCCGCGTCCCGTCAGGGCATCCAGTCGGTCGAGATCGCGATGACCGTGCTGCTGGCCCTGGAGCAGAGCGCGGGACCGGCGAGCCTGACGCAGATCGCGGCGCTCAGCGGCATGCAGCCCAGCAAGGCGCACCGTTACCTGGTGAGCCTGGGCCGGGCCGGGCTGGTCTCCCAGTCGCCGAGCTCAGGCCTGTACGACCTGGGCCCGGCGATGCGGCGGCTCGGCGCCGAAGCGCTCCGCAGGATGGACGAGGTGGCCCTGGCCTCCGAATATCTGCCGGGCCTGCGCGACCGCACCAAGCACGCGATCAACCTGGCCGTGTGGGGCGACCACGGCCCGGTGATCGTCCGCTGGGACTACGGCTCGCACGTCCTTCCCATCACCGTGCGTGTGGGCGCGACGCTGCCGATGCTGTCCTCCTCGATCGGCCGTGTCTACCTGACCCATCTGCCCCGGACGCTGACCGACCCGGTCATCGCGGCCCAGGACGCCACCGCCGACCAGCGTTTCACCGATGAGGAGATCGAGCGCATCAAGGCCGACGTACGCCACAACGGCTTCGCCGTCACCTCCGGCGGCGTGATCCCCGGAGTCACCTCCGTGGCCGCACCCGTGTTCACCACCGGCGAGGCGTTGCCCCTGGCGGTCGCGATCGTCCTGCCCGCCCGGCTCGCGACGGACGACGTCCTGCGAGCCGTGTCGGCGGAGCTGCTCAATACCACCGGCGCGATGTCGGCCCAGCTCGGGCACCAGGGCGCCGCCACGCCAGAGGACCGGCCGTCCACCAGCAAGCCCGCCCGCCCCCCGCGTAACCGCCGCTGA
- a CDS encoding serine hydrolase domain-containing protein codes for MISRRFTQSGRRMAVATATSALLAAGTLAAPAAATPEGLDRRALQQSLDAVHEAGMYGMYSHVRDGSRTWRGASGVADVDTRRPVRPDMVHRVGSITKTFTAVAILQQVERGAVELDAPVGRYLPDLVPGERGQKITVRMLLNHTSHIADYIGPAFPSLLEGSPKSLDDNRFRTFAPEELVKLGLDGTPTGEPGVAPGSYSNTNYILAGLLLEKVTGTDAEDYITRNVIRKAGLRHTSFPRTPRIPGPHSKAYESMFGLIDPPRDYSVYDMSWGGAAGAVTATMDDLNRFYRALLRGELVGAAQLAEMQKTVTVLAGGAPIDYGLGIYAMDLPCGRFWGHSGGVWGMETQSMSSPDGVRQMSFGVNRTKHQTIDENGAIVFGPIDHAMGAHFLLALCGPDTATAKAAATPFVPVPVDRLSVKR; via the coding sequence ATGATCTCTCGCCGATTCACTCAGAGCGGCAGGCGGATGGCCGTCGCGACCGCGACGAGCGCGCTGCTCGCGGCCGGAACCCTCGCGGCCCCCGCCGCCGCGACCCCCGAAGGGCTCGACCGGCGGGCGCTCCAACAGTCGTTGGACGCCGTGCACGAGGCCGGCATGTACGGCATGTACTCGCACGTCCGCGACGGGAGCCGGACGTGGCGGGGGGCCTCCGGTGTGGCCGACGTCGACACGCGCCGCCCGGTGCGGCCGGACATGGTCCACCGGGTCGGCAGCATCACCAAGACCTTCACGGCGGTGGCGATCCTCCAGCAGGTGGAGCGCGGCGCCGTCGAGCTGGACGCCCCGGTGGGCCGCTACCTGCCGGACCTGGTCCCCGGCGAGCGCGGCCAGAAGATCACCGTGCGGATGCTGCTCAACCACACCAGCCACATCGCCGACTACATCGGCCCGGCGTTCCCCTCGCTGCTGGAGGGCTCGCCCAAGAGCCTGGACGACAACCGGTTCCGCACGTTCGCCCCGGAAGAGCTGGTCAAGCTGGGGCTGGACGGCACCCCGACCGGCGAGCCGGGGGTGGCGCCCGGGTCGTACTCCAACACCAACTACATCCTCGCGGGCCTGCTGCTGGAGAAGGTGACCGGCACGGACGCCGAGGACTACATCACCCGCAACGTGATCCGCAAGGCGGGTCTGCGGCACACGTCGTTCCCGCGTACGCCGCGCATCCCCGGGCCGCACTCGAAGGCGTACGAGTCGATGTTCGGGTTGATCGACCCACCGCGCGACTACAGCGTCTACGACATGTCGTGGGGCGGCGCGGCGGGGGCCGTCACGGCCACGATGGACGATCTCAACCGCTTCTACCGGGCGCTGCTGCGCGGCGAGCTGGTCGGCGCGGCGCAGCTCGCCGAGATGCAGAAGACGGTCACCGTGCTGGCGGGCGGCGCCCCGATCGACTACGGCCTCGGAATCTACGCGATGGACCTGCCGTGCGGCCGGTTCTGGGGGCACAGCGGCGGCGTCTGGGGCATGGAGACGCAGTCGATGTCCAGCCCGGACGGCGTCCGCCAGATGTCCTTCGGGGTCAACCGCACCAAGCACCAGACCATCGACGAGAACGGCGCCATCGTGTTCGGCCCGATCGACCACGCGATGGGCGCTCATTTCCTGCTGGCGTTGTGCGGGCCGGACACGGCGACCGCGAAGGCCGCTGCGACGCCGTTCGTGCCGGTGCCGGTGGATCGGCTGTCCGTCAAACGTTGA
- a CDS encoding LacI family DNA-binding transcriptional regulator, with protein sequence MPHAARPTVTLHDVAAAAGVSVATASRVLGGSTRKVAPEYEARVLAAAAALRYTVDASARAMRRASDSIALVADDLTTPSMGMVVAAMEREARAGGAFVTVSATMGAHERQLETVRLLRALRPRALVLTSSRFVANALGGRLFKELAAYEKEGGRVVIVGETDMAFDAIGFDDYGAGRSAGAFLAETGHRRVAVFAGVRELRTVSDRTAGFVDGLRAGGVDERDIRIVSCEVSRQGGFDAARRLAEAGMDGRQAVLAVNDIVAIGAMSGFRAAGINVPEDVSVTGIDDIPLAGDVTPRLTTVALPLAHAGAEAIRFALAEAGGEPRRLIVEGRLIVRDSTRPRQAQ encoded by the coding sequence ATGCCCCACGCGGCGCGACCCACGGTCACGCTGCACGACGTGGCAGCGGCGGCCGGCGTCTCGGTCGCCACCGCGTCCCGGGTCCTGGGCGGCAGCACCAGGAAGGTGGCGCCCGAGTACGAGGCCCGTGTGCTGGCCGCGGCCGCGGCCCTGCGGTACACGGTGGACGCCTCGGCCAGGGCGATGCGGCGGGCGAGCGACTCGATCGCGCTCGTGGCCGACGACCTCACGACGCCGTCCATGGGCATGGTCGTGGCCGCGATGGAACGCGAGGCCCGCGCCGGCGGGGCCTTCGTCACCGTGTCCGCCACCATGGGGGCGCACGAACGGCAACTGGAGACCGTCCGCCTGCTGCGGGCCCTGCGCCCGCGCGCGCTCGTGCTGACCTCCAGCCGGTTCGTGGCGAACGCGCTCGGCGGGCGGCTGTTCAAGGAACTGGCCGCGTACGAGAAAGAGGGCGGCCGGGTGGTGATCGTCGGCGAGACGGACATGGCCTTCGACGCGATCGGCTTCGACGACTACGGCGCCGGGCGGTCGGCGGGCGCTTTTCTCGCCGAAACGGGGCACCGGCGCGTGGCCGTCTTCGCGGGCGTCAGGGAGCTGCGCACCGTGTCCGACCGTACGGCCGGATTCGTCGACGGATTGCGGGCCGGAGGCGTTGACGAGCGGGATATCCGGATCGTTTCCTGCGAAGTCAGCCGGCAGGGTGGATTCGACGCGGCGCGGCGGCTGGCGGAGGCGGGAATGGACGGCCGGCAGGCGGTTCTCGCGGTCAACGACATCGTCGCCATCGGCGCGATGTCGGGTTTCCGGGCGGCCGGGATAAACGTTCCCGAGGACGTTTCCGTGACCGGGATCGACGATATTCCGCTCGCCGGAGACGTGACGCCGCGATTGACCACGGTCGCGCTTCCGCTGGCCCACGCCGGAGCGGAGGCCATTCGTTTCGCGCTCGCCGAAGCG